A stretch of Oncorhynchus mykiss isolate Arlee chromosome 12, USDA_OmykA_1.1, whole genome shotgun sequence DNA encodes these proteins:
- the LOC110538061 gene encoding globoside alpha-1,3-N-acetylgalactosaminyltransferase 1, giving the protein MRLSSNVKPYVLLLIVGTFLLLGYVYFNFFSERLNRDILIDEDQKSTSLSRLVFRSRIRNMVSPEKLLYKQPSVLVGRTDVVSVTPWLAPIIWEGTFDPVLVDNIYKPMNLTIATTVFAIGKYVRFLQDFLDTAEKHFMVGFNMRYYVFTDRPHDVPSVNLSQGRHLSVIQVPGSNRWQEISAQRMEIIQTTIERQIRGEADYIFCLDVDSKFHAHWGSESLGRLVAVIHPGYYEQTRDRFPYERRPASTAYIPMDEGDYYYGGAMIGGFVEDVYTLAKVCRTQFEEDAGNSIEAAWQEESHLNRYLLYNKPSKVLSPEYLWQDFKAKTKEVKVIRFSGVIKNYAEVRSNV; this is encoded by the exons ATGTCTACTTCAACTTCTTCTCTGAAAGACTCAACAG AGATATCCTAATTGATGAGGACCAGAAGAGCACCAG CCTGAGTCGACTCGTGTTCAGGAGCAGAATACGGAACATGGTCTCTCCTGAAAA GCTATTGTACAAGCAGCCCAGTGTCTTGGTGGG ACGTACTGATGTGGTGTCAGTGACCCCATGGTTGGCACCCATCATCTGGGAAGGCACCTTTGACCCTGTGCTTGTCGACAATATCTACAAGCCCATGAACCTCACAATAGCAACCACCGTGTTTGCCATTGGAAA ATACGTCAGATTTCTCCAAGATTTTCTGGACACAGCAGAGAAGCACTTCATGGTCGGCTTCAACATGCGCTACTACGTTTTCACTGATCGTCCCCACGATGTTCCTTCAGTGAACCTGTCTCAGGGGAGACATCTGAGTGTGATCCAGGTCCCGGGTTCAAACCGCTGGCAGGAGATATCAGCCCAGAGGATGGAGATCATCCAGACCACCATCGAACGTCAGATCAGAGGGGAAGCCGACTACATCTTCTGTCTGGACGTAGACAGCAAGTTCCACGCTCACTGGGGGTCCGAGTCTCTTGGAAGGCTGGTTGCTGTGATACACCCAGGTTACTACGAGCAGACCCGTGACCGCTTCCCGTACGAACGGCGTCCAGCCTCAACGGCCTACATCCCCATGGATGAGGGAGACTACTACTATGGCGGGGCTATGATCGGAGGGTTCGTGGAGGATGTGTACACACTAGCAAAGGTATGTCGGACCCAGTTTGAGGAAGATGCGGGGAATTCCATCGAGGCTGCCTGGCAGGAGGAGAGCCACCTCAACAGGTACCTGCTCTACAACAAGCCAAGCAAGGTGTTGTCTCCAGAGTACCTGTGGCAGGACTTCAAGGCCAAAACCAAAGAGGTCAAAGTAATTCGCTTCTCAGGGGTCATTAAAAACTATGCTGAAGTTCGTTCCAATGTATAA